A genomic stretch from Marinimicrobium sp. C6131 includes:
- the moaB gene encoding molybdenum cofactor biosynthesis protein B — protein sequence MAHALPSEMKPLSIAVLTVSDTRTFENDTSGQYLVDALQEEGHTLADRALLKDDIYQIRAQVSAWIADANVHVVLITGGTGFTDRDSTPEAMKPLFDKEVEGFGEMFRQISWGEIGTSTIQSRALAGLANHTLIACLPGSTGACRTGWTKLLQPQLDARQGPCNFVGHLVR from the coding sequence ATGGCACACGCCTTACCATCGGAAATGAAACCCCTGAGCATTGCGGTTCTGACCGTTTCCGATACCCGCACTTTTGAGAACGACACCTCAGGGCAGTATCTAGTGGACGCTTTGCAGGAAGAGGGCCATACCCTCGCCGACCGCGCCTTATTGAAAGACGATATTTATCAGATTCGCGCCCAGGTGTCCGCCTGGATCGCCGATGCCAACGTGCATGTGGTCCTGATCACCGGTGGCACCGGCTTTACCGACCGGGACTCAACCCCCGAGGCGATGAAACCGCTGTTTGATAAAGAGGTGGAAGGGTTTGGAGAAATGTTCCGGCAGATATCCTGGGGGGAAATCGGGACCTCGACCATTCAGTCCCGGGCGCTGGCGGGATTGGCGAATCATACGTTGATTGCCTGTCTGCCCGGGTCGACCGGGGCCTGCCGGACCGGATGGACGAAGTTGTTGCAACCTCAGTTGGATGCCCGGCAGGGGCCCTGCAATTTTGTGGGGCATTTGGTGCGGTAG
- a CDS encoding aspartyl/asparaginyl beta-hydroxylase domain-containing protein, with amino-acid sequence MGLAILAIFVLCAVYVQTRGQVQHDKWRRKLTDHANFLAPVNCLFYAFSKVGNDPYVSVERFPELKLVQDNWEVIREEALLLNDESHIKASQEYDDLGFNSFFRRGWKRFYLKWYGNNLKSAEKLCPKTVELLRQIPSIKGAMFTMLPPGSDLTRHRDPYAGSLRYHLGLVTPNSDDCFINVDGQSYAWRDGEAVMFDETYLHYARNNTDRNRIILFLDVKRPVTFFLVDWFNRLFSRVVIAGSATKNTEGDKVGFLNRIFGYAYQLRVLGKKLKQWNRPVYYTLQYSLYALLVYALFF; translated from the coding sequence ATGGGACTCGCGATACTCGCGATTTTTGTTTTGTGCGCCGTCTATGTGCAGACCCGCGGGCAGGTCCAGCACGATAAATGGCGGCGTAAGCTTACCGATCACGCCAACTTTCTCGCACCGGTCAACTGCCTTTTCTACGCATTTTCCAAGGTCGGCAATGACCCCTACGTGTCTGTTGAGCGCTTCCCCGAACTCAAACTCGTGCAAGATAACTGGGAGGTCATTCGGGAGGAGGCACTGCTGCTCAACGACGAGTCACACATCAAGGCCTCGCAGGAATACGATGACCTGGGCTTCAATTCTTTTTTCCGACGGGGCTGGAAGCGCTTCTACCTCAAATGGTACGGGAACAACCTGAAGTCGGCGGAAAAGCTCTGCCCGAAAACAGTGGAGCTGCTGCGTCAGATTCCGTCCATCAAGGGAGCCATGTTTACCATGCTGCCGCCCGGCAGTGATCTGACCCGACATCGTGACCCTTACGCCGGTTCTCTGCGCTACCATCTGGGGCTGGTGACACCAAATTCGGATGACTGTTTTATCAACGTGGATGGCCAGAGCTACGCCTGGCGGGACGGTGAAGCGGTCATGTTCGACGAAACTTATCTGCACTACGCCCGAAACAACACCGACCGCAACCGGATTATTCTGTTCCTGGATGTGAAACGACCCGTGACTTTTTTCCTCGTGGACTGGTTCAACCGGTTGTTTTCCCGAGTGGTGATCGCCGGCTCGGCCACCAAGAACACCGAGGGCGACAAAGTCGGCTTTTTGAACCGGATTTTCGGTTATGCCTACCAGCTGCGCGTGCTGGGCAAGAAACTCAAGCAGTGGAATCGGCCGGTATACTACACCTTGCAGTATAGTCTTTACGCGCTCTTGGTTTACGCCTTATTTTTCTGA
- a CDS encoding putative zinc-binding protein, which produces MDDTQKPLVYACSGRSNVAQLANDIAVVMDREGHAEMSCIAGVGGDVPSLVKVAKSGRDICAIDGCALACVKHSLARHGVTPKWHIELTRKGIKKRNHEGCSIQEHYEVLRSVYNELGIIATEE; this is translated from the coding sequence ATGGACGACACACAGAAACCGCTGGTCTACGCCTGCTCGGGCCGCTCCAATGTGGCCCAGTTGGCGAACGATATTGCCGTGGTGATGGACCGGGAAGGCCACGCTGAAATGTCCTGTATTGCAGGTGTGGGTGGCGATGTGCCGAGTCTGGTCAAGGTCGCCAAATCCGGCCGTGATATCTGCGCCATTGATGGCTGCGCCTTGGCCTGTGTCAAGCACTCCCTGGCCCGCCACGGGGTAACCCCCAAGTGGCATATTGAGCTGACGAGAAAAGGCATCAAAAAGCGGAATCACGAAGGGTGTTCCATTCAGGAGCACTACGAGGTGCTGCGCAGCGTGTACAACGAGCTGGGGATTATCGCGACTGAGGAGTAG
- a CDS encoding NrdJb: protein MNAKVIDKKITGFSIKKPEPEKEPDIERMHEKFERPETLEGSTYKIKTPLSDHALYITINDVVLNPGTDHEVRRPFEIFINSKNLEHFQWVVALTRVISAVFRKGGDVTFLVEELKAVFDPQGGYFKSGGRFMPSLVAEIGDAIETHMKRIGLIQDEALSEAQREVLKEKQVEYEQKHHIEHGSDEFPPTATLCLKCHTKAVIIMDGCKTCLNCGASKCG, encoded by the coding sequence ATGAACGCCAAAGTCATTGACAAAAAAATCACCGGCTTCTCCATCAAAAAGCCGGAACCCGAGAAAGAGCCGGACATCGAGCGCATGCACGAAAAGTTCGAGCGGCCGGAAACCCTGGAGGGCAGCACCTACAAGATCAAGACGCCGCTGTCTGACCACGCCCTGTACATCACAATCAACGATGTGGTGCTGAACCCGGGCACCGATCACGAGGTGCGCCGGCCCTTCGAGATTTTCATCAACTCGAAGAACCTGGAGCACTTTCAGTGGGTGGTGGCGCTGACCCGCGTCATCTCCGCGGTATTCCGCAAGGGTGGGGATGTGACCTTTCTGGTGGAAGAGCTGAAAGCGGTGTTTGACCCGCAGGGCGGCTACTTCAAATCCGGCGGCCGCTTTATGCCCTCGCTGGTGGCGGAAATTGGCGACGCCATAGAAACCCATATGAAGCGCATCGGCCTGATCCAGGATGAAGCGCTATCCGAAGCGCAGCGGGAGGTGCTCAAGGAGAAGCAGGTGGAGTACGAGCAGAAGCATCACATCGAGCACGGCAGTGATGAGTTTCCGCCGACCGCAACCTTGTGTCTGAAGTGCCATACCAAAGCGGTGATCATCATGGATGGTTGCAAAACCTGCCTCAATTGCGGTGCGTCCAAGTGCGGCTGA
- the moaA gene encoding GTP 3',8-cyclase MoaA — translation MLTDSFDRRFSYLRLSVTEVCNFRCDYCLPDGTDCGPDARAQDLTLDEIRRLVNAFARLGMRKVRITGGEPSLRKDLTEIIRLCKQTPGIETVAMTTNGYRLTKDIDAWHAAGLDALNVSIDSLDHAKFEMITGHNKLQEILKGLERAAELGIPNIKVNSVLMKHYNDDALDDFIDFVKTRPITLRMIELMQTGDNAEFFDRHHLSGDRVIERMRAQGWQERLRGRDSGPAREFWHPDYAGGIGMIMPYSKDFCATCNRLRVSSQGQLFLCLFVDEHQSLRHLLQSDDPEPVMAFLREAIKGKDFSHHLHEQNPGSTRQLAMIGG, via the coding sequence ATGCTGACTGACTCTTTTGATCGGCGCTTCAGTTACTTGCGTCTGTCCGTTACCGAAGTGTGCAACTTCCGGTGCGACTACTGCCTGCCGGACGGGACCGATTGTGGCCCCGATGCCCGCGCTCAGGATCTGACCCTCGACGAAATCCGCCGTCTGGTGAATGCCTTTGCCCGCCTGGGCATGCGCAAAGTGCGCATTACCGGCGGCGAGCCCTCCCTGCGTAAAGATCTGACCGAGATCATCCGACTGTGCAAGCAGACCCCCGGTATTGAAACCGTGGCCATGACCACCAATGGCTACCGTTTGACCAAGGACATCGACGCCTGGCACGCGGCGGGACTGGATGCGCTCAACGTGAGCATCGACAGCCTGGATCACGCCAAGTTTGAGATGATCACCGGTCACAACAAGCTGCAGGAAATTCTCAAGGGGCTGGAGCGTGCGGCCGAGTTGGGCATTCCCAACATCAAGGTCAACAGCGTGTTGATGAAGCACTACAACGACGATGCGCTGGATGACTTTATCGACTTCGTCAAAACACGGCCCATCACCCTGCGCATGATCGAACTGATGCAGACCGGGGACAACGCCGAGTTTTTTGATCGCCACCACTTGAGCGGCGACCGGGTGATCGAGCGGATGCGCGCTCAGGGTTGGCAGGAGCGACTGCGCGGCCGGGACTCCGGCCCCGCCCGGGAATTCTGGCACCCGGATTACGCCGGCGGCATCGGCATGATCATGCCCTATAGCAAAGACTTCTGCGCCACCTGCAACCGTCTGCGCGTCTCCAGTCAGGGGCAGCTGTTCCTGTGCCTGTTTGTCGATGAGCACCAGAGCCTGCGCCACCTGTTGCAGTCCGATGATCCGGAGCCGGTGATGGCGTTTTTGCGGGAAGCCATCAAGGGCAAAGATTTCAGCCATCACCTGCACGAGCAGAACCCCGGCTCGACCCGGCAGCTGGCGATGATCGGCGGTTAA
- the yegQ gene encoding tRNA 5-hydroxyuridine modification protein YegQ, whose amino-acid sequence MPLFAPELLSPAGSLRAMRLAFAYGADAIYAGLPRMSLRVRNNSFDHEAMAQGISEAHALGKRFYAVTNVAPHNNKVRTLVKHLAPVVDMGPDALIVSDPGVIWLVRQQFPGMPMHLSVQANTVNWAAVKFWQEQGIERIILSRELGIEEIGEIREQVPDMELEVFVHGALCMAYSGRCMLSGYFNHRDPNQGACTNACRWKYEAKPAREDEVGQWEPVVIEDKTRPGELMPMDEDEHGSYILNSKDLRAVEYVEQLTRMGVHSLKIEGRTKSPYYVARTAQVYRRAIDDAVAGKAFDPSLLFELEGLANRGYTAGLLDRHARPETLQNLEHAHHNGAQQWVAESLEKVENWYEVEAKNGFSVGDQLFLLTPAGNHAFELSALRDKSGNPIDRAPGSGHRVRLQLPVECEPSTALLVKQL is encoded by the coding sequence ATGCCCCTGTTCGCCCCCGAACTTCTGTCCCCCGCCGGCAGCCTGCGCGCCATGCGTCTGGCCTTTGCCTACGGTGCCGATGCGATCTACGCCGGCCTGCCACGCATGAGCCTGCGGGTGCGCAATAACAGCTTTGATCACGAGGCCATGGCCCAGGGCATCAGCGAGGCGCATGCCCTGGGCAAACGCTTTTATGCGGTGACCAACGTGGCGCCGCACAACAACAAGGTCCGCACCCTGGTCAAGCATCTGGCGCCGGTAGTGGACATGGGGCCGGACGCCCTGATCGTCTCCGACCCTGGCGTCATCTGGCTGGTCCGCCAGCAGTTTCCCGGCATGCCCATGCACTTATCGGTCCAGGCCAATACGGTCAACTGGGCGGCGGTCAAATTCTGGCAGGAGCAGGGCATCGAGCGGATCATCCTGTCCCGGGAACTGGGCATCGAGGAGATCGGCGAAATCCGCGAGCAGGTGCCGGACATGGAGCTGGAGGTCTTTGTTCACGGAGCCCTGTGCATGGCCTATTCCGGGCGCTGCATGCTCTCGGGCTACTTCAACCACCGCGACCCCAATCAGGGCGCCTGCACCAATGCCTGCCGCTGGAAGTACGAGGCCAAACCCGCCCGGGAAGATGAGGTAGGGCAGTGGGAGCCCGTGGTGATCGAGGACAAGACCCGCCCCGGTGAGCTGATGCCGATGGATGAAGACGAACACGGCAGCTACATCCTCAACTCCAAAGACCTGCGCGCCGTGGAGTATGTGGAGCAGCTGACCCGCATGGGCGTGCACTCGCTCAAAATCGAGGGGCGCACCAAGTCGCCCTACTATGTCGCCCGCACCGCCCAGGTCTACCGCCGGGCCATCGACGATGCCGTTGCCGGTAAGGCCTTTGACCCGAGCCTGCTGTTTGAGCTGGAGGGCCTGGCCAACCGGGGCTACACCGCTGGCCTGCTGGACCGCCACGCACGCCCCGAAACCCTGCAGAACCTGGAGCACGCGCACCATAACGGTGCTCAGCAGTGGGTCGCCGAGTCTCTGGAGAAAGTGGAAAACTGGTACGAGGTAGAGGCCAAGAACGGTTTTTCTGTAGGCGATCAACTTTTCCTGCTGACGCCGGCTGGGAATCACGCTTTCGAGCTAAGTGCGCTGCGGGACAAAAGCGGTAACCCCATCGACCGCGCCCCCGGCTCCGGCCACCGTGTCCGCTTGCAGCTGCCTGTGGAATGTGAGCCAAGCACCGCTTTGCTCGTCAAGCAGCTATGA
- a CDS encoding M56 family metallopeptidase — protein MNWLTQWLGEAFVYALGWTLLHSLWQGALVAVSLALVLAVTPRWSANARYLSGVVALGIVMVLSALTYSRYYALVEVALVEAAAVPEPVLTDSRSMFSPAVWADWINRHMSAIVLLWMLGFALFMARYCGGLFYCYRLKNRLSQPASSRWQTRLDVLASTIGIRAAVALKLSERLTGPCVVGHLKPVILLPAALLTQMSRDELEAILRHELAHIRRNDYLVGLIQSLIKTLYFFNWPVLWISAQIDRERENACDDIAADGCKSRIFYAETLARFSSLKMGGSASNDGELTMAINGKHPHLLARIRRLFEPATSTARPFEGLVSSLLLVALGLFLSMHSQAEDQYPDIETLDDASVESLIDTFRSQLIDADDEPHFVTTLVPTSDYQALSEQERAAFVRHFKAALWKDRYRDKERPPFYSHLNEDEWLEARQVLFEKDYAHFIRALEGKLIRVKEYDAGVADQSGEIHFALYEQGRMESEIPVGSIRALQKQPGQAVEAGPFSLRALDDGSLLMTLRRGERMPDFVTRRNVVREDFSGDGALAGKIKHFSFNDDPKQGHIRSFAATSDFYQVWLGKQAVESVLAREKVYGFTALSGYRVNRESVLEIAFDPDPEKYLSNRLMSFMDSKKLPFTKELERELEGLLSELPSDLHPYLYQEKHLERHFRAWTLQSGVDMTDRQKTTFSALFQKTRAEFLLEAVQDPERDALEMAHHSISVWADGVNWVNIYPGNKEPDALFDVIIEDKTITEAVAQVAEVCEGIERPEGYELVTQSVSLYGYETHCEQWQGVFEQLVDNHVDLAAR, from the coding sequence GTGAACTGGTTGACCCAATGGCTGGGAGAGGCGTTTGTTTACGCCCTGGGGTGGACGCTACTCCACTCTCTTTGGCAGGGCGCCCTGGTGGCGGTCAGCTTGGCGCTGGTGTTGGCGGTGACACCTCGCTGGTCGGCCAATGCCCGTTACCTGAGTGGCGTGGTGGCCCTGGGGATCGTCATGGTGCTGAGCGCACTGACTTACAGTCGCTACTACGCCTTGGTGGAAGTGGCGCTGGTCGAAGCCGCGGCCGTCCCCGAGCCGGTGTTGACCGACTCTCGATCGATGTTCTCGCCGGCGGTGTGGGCCGACTGGATCAACCGCCACATGTCGGCCATCGTACTGCTCTGGATGTTGGGTTTCGCCCTCTTTATGGCTCGATATTGCGGCGGGCTGTTCTACTGCTATCGCCTGAAAAACCGGTTGAGTCAGCCGGCATCGTCGCGGTGGCAAACACGATTAGACGTCCTGGCGAGCACCATTGGAATCCGCGCGGCGGTGGCGTTGAAGCTCAGCGAGCGCCTGACGGGCCCCTGCGTGGTCGGCCACCTGAAGCCAGTAATTCTGTTGCCCGCCGCGCTCCTGACCCAGATGAGTCGCGATGAGCTGGAGGCGATCCTGCGACACGAGTTGGCGCATATCCGTCGCAACGACTATCTGGTCGGCCTGATCCAGAGCCTGATCAAAACCCTGTACTTCTTTAACTGGCCCGTGCTTTGGATCAGTGCGCAGATTGATCGTGAGCGGGAAAATGCCTGCGACGATATTGCGGCTGACGGTTGTAAAAGCCGGATTTTTTACGCCGAGACCCTGGCCCGATTTTCCTCGCTGAAAATGGGCGGCTCGGCTTCCAATGATGGAGAACTCACCATGGCTATAAATGGAAAGCACCCGCACCTACTTGCCCGTATTCGTCGGCTGTTTGAGCCCGCGACGTCTACCGCACGTCCGTTTGAAGGGCTAGTGTCCAGCTTGCTGCTGGTGGCTCTGGGGTTGTTCTTGAGTATGCACTCCCAAGCCGAGGACCAATACCCCGACATTGAAACCCTGGACGATGCCTCGGTGGAAAGCCTGATCGACACCTTCCGCTCGCAGTTGATAGACGCCGATGATGAGCCTCATTTTGTGACCACGCTGGTGCCAACCTCGGATTATCAGGCCCTGTCGGAACAGGAGCGGGCGGCGTTCGTTCGACACTTCAAGGCGGCGCTGTGGAAGGATCGCTATCGCGACAAAGAGCGTCCTCCGTTCTACAGTCATCTCAATGAGGACGAGTGGTTGGAGGCGCGGCAGGTGTTGTTTGAGAAAGATTATGCGCACTTCATTCGGGCGTTAGAGGGTAAACTGATCCGAGTGAAAGAGTACGATGCTGGGGTGGCTGATCAATCCGGTGAGATTCATTTTGCACTCTATGAACAGGGGCGAATGGAGTCGGAAATTCCCGTCGGTTCAATTCGAGCTTTGCAGAAGCAGCCGGGCCAGGCAGTGGAGGCAGGCCCTTTCTCTCTGCGCGCTTTGGACGATGGCAGTCTGCTAATGACCCTTCGGCGGGGGGAGCGGATGCCGGATTTCGTCACCAGGCGCAATGTAGTTCGGGAAGACTTTTCCGGTGACGGAGCCTTGGCAGGAAAGATCAAACACTTTTCATTTAATGATGACCCTAAGCAGGGGCATATTCGATCGTTCGCGGCTACCTCTGACTTTTATCAGGTATGGTTGGGTAAGCAGGCGGTCGAGTCGGTACTGGCCAGAGAGAAGGTTTATGGATTCACCGCATTATCTGGCTATCGAGTAAACCGCGAGAGTGTGTTGGAAATAGCATTTGACCCGGATCCGGAAAAATATCTGTCCAATAGGTTGATGAGCTTTATGGACAGCAAAAAGTTGCCCTTTACGAAAGAGCTTGAGCGGGAGCTCGAGGGCCTGCTTTCCGAGTTGCCTAGCGACCTGCATCCTTATCTCTATCAGGAGAAGCATCTGGAGCGCCATTTTCGGGCCTGGACGTTACAGTCGGGCGTCGATATGACCGACCGACAAAAAACAACATTCAGCGCACTCTTTCAGAAAACACGAGCTGAATTTCTGCTGGAGGCGGTACAGGACCCGGAGCGTGATGCGTTGGAGATGGCTCACCATTCCATATCGGTCTGGGCCGATGGTGTCAACTGGGTAAATATTTATCCTGGCAACAAGGAGCCCGACGCACTCTTTGACGTGATCATTGAAGATAAGACGATTACGGAAGCCGTAGCCCAGGTCGCCGAGGTGTGTGAGGGTATTGAGCGCCCTGAGGGATACGAATTGGTCACCCAGTCGGTGTCATTGTACGGCTATGAAACGCATTGTGAGCAATGGCAGGGAGTGTTTGAACAATTGGTGGATAACCATGTCGATCTCGCTGCGCGATAA
- a CDS encoding BlaI/MecI/CopY family transcriptional regulator → MPASSKTPTRSEMAILDILWSREEATAQTVHESFQHTRSAGYTGTLKLMQLMHQKGLLGRRREGRSHVYYPLVEEQDTRASLLSSFIDTTFSGSASKLMVHLLGNKAVSRQELDEIRDYLDRIEEDKS, encoded by the coding sequence ATGCCCGCATCATCCAAAACGCCCACCCGCTCGGAGATGGCGATTCTGGACATTCTCTGGTCCCGGGAGGAAGCTACCGCCCAGACGGTCCACGAGTCCTTTCAGCACACGCGCTCGGCCGGTTACACCGGCACGCTCAAACTGATGCAGCTGATGCACCAGAAAGGGCTGCTGGGGCGGCGTCGCGAGGGGCGTAGCCACGTGTACTACCCCCTGGTGGAAGAGCAGGACACCAGAGCCTCGCTGCTAAGCTCATTTATCGATACCACCTTTTCAGGTTCCGCCAGCAAACTGATGGTGCACCTGCTGGGCAATAAAGCCGTGTCCCGTCAGGAACTGGACGAAATACGGGATTACCTCGACCGGATTGAGGAGGACAAGTCGTGA
- a CDS encoding IS110 family transposase: MAKLTTIGIDLAKNEFAVYGLGPNGQCGWRRKLRRKQLLNQMAKLAPCKVAMEACASAHYWGRKLQALGHEVKLLPAQHVKAYLRGQKNDYNDAQAIAEACEHGRIRPVAIKSIEQQDEQMLHKLRRSVIAERTRMGNRLRGLLAEYGVIIPEGIAALRRELPLALEDAENELSPRARQLLHRQYQRFLEVEEELAWYDQEVKRQAKADEVCQRLDALPGVGPVVASQLKGWMGDGQQFGRGRDASAALGVIPRQNSTGGKEVLLGISKRGDPYVRAQVIHGARAVVSRADQKSDPLSRWIQRIKAERGFNKATVALANKLVRMAWVIIARGERYRPIEERMAG; this comes from the coding sequence ATGGCAAAGCTTACAACGATTGGCATTGACCTCGCAAAGAATGAGTTTGCAGTGTACGGACTGGGCCCGAATGGCCAGTGCGGGTGGAGGCGCAAATTGCGCCGCAAGCAACTGCTTAATCAGATGGCAAAGCTGGCCCCTTGCAAGGTAGCCATGGAAGCCTGCGCCAGCGCCCATTACTGGGGGCGCAAGCTACAGGCACTGGGGCACGAAGTGAAGCTGCTGCCGGCCCAGCATGTGAAGGCGTATCTGCGGGGCCAGAAGAACGACTACAACGATGCCCAGGCGATCGCCGAGGCCTGTGAGCACGGACGAATCCGCCCGGTGGCGATCAAGAGTATCGAGCAGCAGGATGAGCAGATGCTGCACAAGCTGCGCCGCAGCGTGATCGCTGAGCGCACCCGGATGGGCAACCGGCTGCGAGGCTTGCTCGCCGAGTACGGTGTCATCATCCCTGAGGGGATAGCGGCCCTGCGCCGGGAACTGCCCCTGGCGCTGGAGGATGCCGAGAACGAGTTGAGCCCACGGGCTCGGCAGTTGCTGCACCGTCAGTATCAGCGCTTCCTGGAGGTAGAAGAGGAGTTGGCCTGGTATGACCAGGAGGTGAAGCGACAGGCCAAAGCCGATGAGGTCTGCCAACGCCTGGATGCGCTGCCGGGTGTTGGCCCGGTGGTAGCCAGCCAGCTCAAAGGCTGGATGGGCGATGGCCAGCAGTTCGGCCGGGGGCGGGATGCCTCGGCGGCACTGGGGGTAATACCGAGACAGAACAGCACCGGTGGCAAGGAGGTCCTTCTGGGGATCAGCAAACGGGGTGATCCCTATGTGCGGGCGCAGGTGATCCACGGAGCTCGGGCGGTGGTGTCACGAGCGGACCAGAAAAGCGACCCGCTCAGCCGCTGGATCCAGCGCATCAAGGCCGAGCGGGGGTTCAACAAAGCCACCGTAGCGCTGGCCAACAAGTTAGTCCGCATGGCCTGGGTGATCATCGCCCGAGGCGAGCGGTACCGGCCGATCGAGGAGCGAATGGCCGGATAA